Proteins co-encoded in one Pocillopora verrucosa isolate sample1 chromosome 1, ASM3666991v2, whole genome shotgun sequence genomic window:
- the LOC131798263 gene encoding uncharacterized protein has translation MGETKGKKIGTLRCRGLKPPVIRGYAAAFNYWFCAFGHTEQYSEAIVTAEDGSQRVVPKGNPMSSPDVTQMIKQLVKRATRPTAKDTRHGRVPYEPKKAPPFTLQQLLRMRAYCLNTIEGLRGIWLWTVTLFSFALFLRGEEPLRLKLKNLRLPANFTLGDPITLPKRIEVKIPWSKADRKAKGVTLTLWSNPFNKQLCPVTALIAWLLVADIRGGYLFPRVGKNNRAVLRNCARGVTTYRKTFLEMSKALFEKEFTTHSIRRSAARWAARCGADDSTIKRAGRWKSSSFELYTQDARAEMIKEQHDGNPIFDHKMWMFKPLR, from the exons ATGGGCGAaacaaaagggaagaaaattggCACATTACGTTGTCGTGGGCTCAAGCCTCCTGTTATCAGGGGCTATGCAGCCGCCTTTAATTATTGGTTCTGTGCATTTGGGCACACGGAGCAATACAGCGAAGCCATTGTTACTGCTGAAGATGGCTCTCAACGAGTTGTGCCAAAGGGAAATCCCATGTCGTCACCTG ATGTTACTCAGATGATAAAGCAGCTTGTGAAGAGGGCCACAAGACCTACTGCTAAGGACACCCGGCATGGAAGGGTGCCTTATGAGCCCAAGAAGGCACCACCATTTACCCTTCAGCAGCTATTGCGCATGCGTGCATACTGCCTTAATACAATAGAG GGTTTACGAGGTATATGGTTATGGACTGTTACATTGTTTTCCTTTGCACTGTTCCTGAGAGGGGAGGAACCTCTTCGTCTCAAGCTGAAGAACTTGAGGTTACCTGCCAATTTCACCTTAG GTGATCCCATTACATTGCCAAAGCGAATTGAGGTAAAAATACCATGGTCAAAGGCAGATAGAAAAGCCAAAG GTGTTACACTTACCCTGTGGAGTAACCCTTTCAACAAACAGTTGTGCCCTGTGACTGCTCTTATTGCATGGTTACTTGTAGCAG ATATTCGTGGGGGTTACCTTTTCCCAAGGGTTGGGAAAAATAACCGTGCTGTCCTGCGAAACTGTGCCCGTGGGGTCACCACCTACAGGAAAACCTTTCTTGAG ATGTCCAAGGCGCTTTTTGAGAAGGAATTCACGACACACAGCATCAGACGATCAGCAGCTCGATGGGCTGCTCGTTGTGGGGCAGATGATAGTACCATAAAAAGAGCAGGGAGATG gAAATCCAGTAGCTTTGAACTGTACACACAAGATGCTAGAGCAGAAATGATAAAGGAACAACATGATGGAAATCCAATATTTGATCATAAAATGTGGATGTTTAAACCTCTACGGTAG